Proteins from one Loktanella sp. M215 genomic window:
- a CDS encoding phosphorylase family protein, whose product MTIDRDLSSFDKTQIEDYDVLIVTALDDLEQVAVDLHLTANSARRVPATDAELDIGITRWLLPNARIGMGSGDLKVLTKCLGAAGNANSALEVAQLIYTQPRPKLLIFCGIGGSLNPTKAQLGNVIVSESIHWRGYDKISGKEMSQRMRSKKHLDYPVNDVLLRHLRKYAKDIETGDASKSVVSFDSSSRDFIQKVTAWAQAVTKVDDALRDDLIGFDPSIYFNRKVPIVKFGKIFSWDFVLNQKDVREEIYADDNGYRVVEMESGGISKAAKWATDYFKNTPTVNVVSIRGISDLCNEKVDDFFRDLSADHAASFLVGFLAERYNPDF is encoded by the coding sequence ATGACCATTGACAGGGACCTGAGTTCTTTTGATAAAACTCAGATTGAAGACTATGATGTATTAATTGTTACTGCACTTGATGATTTAGAGCAGGTTGCCGTGGATCTTCATCTGACAGCGAATTCGGCACGCAGAGTTCCGGCAACTGATGCTGAGCTAGACATCGGAATCACAAGGTGGCTGCTTCCGAATGCTCGGATTGGGATGGGCAGTGGTGACCTCAAGGTCTTGACTAAATGTCTTGGAGCTGCGGGAAACGCAAATTCGGCGTTAGAAGTCGCACAGTTGATTTACACGCAGCCTAGACCCAAGCTACTGATATTTTGCGGAATTGGTGGATCGCTTAACCCCACGAAAGCGCAATTGGGAAATGTTATTGTTTCTGAGTCGATTCATTGGCGCGGATACGATAAAATTTCAGGCAAGGAAATGTCCCAACGGATGAGATCTAAAAAGCACTTAGATTATCCTGTTAATGATGTACTGCTGCGACACCTTAGAAAGTATGCAAAAGATATTGAGACTGGTGACGCAAGTAAGTCAGTCGTGAGCTTTGATAGTTCGTCCCGAGATTTTATTCAAAAGGTAACAGCTTGGGCTCAAGCGGTTACGAAGGTAGATGATGCCCTTCGAGACGATCTCATTGGTTTTGACCCCTCAATCTATTTCAATAGAAAGGTGCCAATCGTAAAGTTCGGTAAAATATTTAGTTGGGATTTTGTTTTAAACCAAAAAGATGTGAGAGAGGAAATATATGCGGATGATAATGGATATCGGGTTGTAGAGATGGAGTCGGGCGGTATTTCTAAAGCCGCAAAATGGGCAACCGACTACTTCAAGAATACTCCAACCGTTAATGTTGTTTCTATCAGGGGAATATCTGATCTTTGCAATGAAAAAGTAGATGATTTTTTCAGGGATCTGTCGGCTGACCATGCTGCTTCGTTCTTAGTTGGATTTTTAGCGGAACGTTATAATCCCGATTTCTAA
- a CDS encoding cytochrome b/b6 domain-containing protein yields MMAGTAKPYRTRVKVWDLGVRLFHWSLVASVGGAWVLTDPRWLHRRIGYVVIGLIAFRLVWGLIGTRHARWADFIPGPGRLIRYLAAIVRGREARTLGHNPAGAAMIVALLALLSGICATGVMMGMDRYFGQDWVEHWHKGLVNGLLVLIVLHLAGVLLASLRHKENLVAAMIHGQKDLHDPNPH; encoded by the coding sequence ATGATGGCCGGAACCGCAAAACCGTATCGAACCCGCGTCAAGGTCTGGGATCTTGGCGTGCGTCTTTTCCACTGGTCGCTGGTGGCCTCGGTCGGCGGGGCCTGGGTCCTGACCGACCCGCGCTGGCTGCACCGGCGCATCGGATACGTCGTGATCGGGTTGATCGCGTTCCGGCTGGTCTGGGGCCTGATCGGCACACGGCACGCGCGCTGGGCCGATTTCATCCCCGGCCCGGGGCGCCTGATCCGCTATCTGGCCGCGATCGTCCGGGGCCGCGAGGCGCGGACACTGGGGCATAACCCCGCAGGGGCCGCGATGATCGTGGCACTGCTTGCGCTGCTCTCGGGTATCTGTGCGACCGGCGTGATGATGGGCATGGACCGCTATTTCGGGCAGGACTGGGTCGAACACTGGCACAAGGGGCTGGTGAACGGCCTTCTTGTGCTGATCGTCCTGCATCTGGCGGGCGTTCTGCTGGCCAGCCTGCGTCACAAGGAAAACCTTGTCGCGGCGATGATCCACGGTCAGAAGGATCTGCATGATCCCAACCCCCACTGA
- a CDS encoding tellurite resistance TerB family protein, whose product MFERLLSLFQAERKVTELPEADARHALGALLVRAAKVDRAYLFEEVEEIDNLLAHMYGLNKLQAAKMRAQCEKLEEAMPDTETLARVLHDAIPLAEREAAVKSLWTVVLADGSEQPEEGEFLHQIERTLGVSPKRAMHIHAAAAMEAGQL is encoded by the coding sequence ATGTTCGAACGCCTGCTTTCCCTGTTCCAAGCCGAACGCAAGGTCACGGAATTGCCCGAGGCCGATGCACGCCACGCACTGGGTGCGCTGCTGGTGCGTGCCGCGAAGGTCGACCGCGCCTATCTGTTCGAGGAGGTCGAGGAAATCGACAACCTGCTGGCGCATATGTATGGCCTGAACAAGCTGCAGGCGGCCAAGATGCGCGCCCAGTGCGAAAAGCTGGAAGAGGCGATGCCCGACACCGAGACGCTGGCCCGCGTCCTGCACGACGCCATTCCGCTGGCAGAGCGTGAGGCGGCGGTGAAATCGCTGTGGACCGTCGTGCTGGCCGATGGCAGCGAACAACCCGAGGAAGGCGAGTTCCTGCACCAGATCGAGCGGACGCTGGGTGTGTCGCCCAAGCGCGCGATGCATATCCATGCCGCCGCCGCGATGGAGGCGGGCCAACTTTAG
- a CDS encoding helix-turn-helix transcriptional regulator, which translates to MIPTPTESPRIRLRRVLFLGAATVQGLCLILFVLDVAKEMDGGDRMTAVEGVGVLGLLVSVVITLGEYRRMLRRNARVEARLDAATGAFTRMMEEQFTRWGLTAAEHDVALMSVKGLSVGDIAALRQTATGTVKAQSAAIYRKAGVSNRAEMISVLIEDLIDGVPLP; encoded by the coding sequence ATGATCCCAACCCCCACTGAAAGTCCCCGCATCCGCCTGCGCCGCGTCTTGTTTCTGGGCGCGGCGACGGTGCAGGGCTTGTGCCTGATCCTCTTCGTGCTCGACGTCGCAAAAGAGATGGACGGCGGCGATCGCATGACCGCGGTCGAAGGTGTCGGCGTTCTGGGCCTGCTGGTCAGCGTCGTGATCACCTTGGGCGAATATCGCCGCATGCTGCGCCGCAACGCCCGGGTCGAGGCGCGTCTGGACGCCGCGACCGGCGCATTTACGCGGATGATGGAAGAGCAGTTCACCCGCTGGGGGCTGACCGCGGCAGAACACGACGTCGCCCTGATGTCGGTAAAGGGGCTGTCGGTCGGTGACATTGCCGCCCTGCGCCAGACGGCCACCGGCACGGTCAAGGCGCAGTCCGCCGCGATCTATCGCAAGGCCGGCGTGTCGAACCGGGCCGAGATGATCTCGGTCCTGATCGAGGATCTGATCGACGGCGTGCCGTTGCCGTAA
- a CDS encoding PepSY domain-containing protein yields the protein MKFATLAALMTLSATAAFAEPECTAPAEGAAAPVWEAIKAFEDEGGVVRSFKINDGNCNEIYGSLNGTNMEVFFDPTTGEELGRIDA from the coding sequence ATGAAGTTCGCAACACTCGCCGCCCTGATGACCCTGTCCGCCACCGCTGCCTTCGCGGAACCGGAATGCACCGCACCCGCCGAAGGCGCCGCCGCCCCTGTCTGGGAAGCGATCAAGGCATTCGAGGACGAAGGCGGCGTCGTGCGGTCGTTCAAGATCAACGACGGCAATTGCAACGAGATCTACGGCTCGCTGAACGGCACCAACATGGAAGTCTTCTTCGACCCCACCACGGGCGAAGAGCTGGGCCGCATCGACGCCTGA
- the pncB gene encoding nicotinate phosphoribosyltransferase gives MVDIATRVWNHKWKIDPIVRSLIDTDFYKLLMCQSVFRNKRDVQVTFSLINRTKSIRLADLVDEGELREQLDYVRSLSLTRGESTWMRGNTFYGKRSMFTPDFMDWFEKLRLPPYHLEKRDGQYELTFQGSWPEVMLWEIPALAILMELRSRAVLRDMGRFELQVLYARAMTKVWEKVERLRAHPGLKIADFGTRRRHSFLWQDWCVQALQEGLGDAFTGTSNCLIAKSRDMEAIGTNAHELPMVYAALADGDAALRQSPYDVLSDWQAEHDGNLRIILPDTYGTPGFLSGAPDWLAGWTGVRIDSGDPAAGAEAAIRWWQSHGEDPLTKLVIFSDGLDVDKIVELHTQFAGRVRVSFGWGTMLTNDFIGLVADDALAPFSLVCKAVAADGRPTVKLSDNPNKAMGPVDEIARYKRVFGVGAQERVEVLV, from the coding sequence ATGGTCGACATCGCAACCCGTGTCTGGAACCACAAATGGAAGATCGACCCGATCGTCCGGTCCCTGATCGACACCGACTTTTACAAGCTGCTGATGTGCCAGTCGGTGTTCCGCAACAAGCGCGACGTGCAGGTCACATTCTCGCTGATCAACCGCACCAAATCCATCCGCCTCGCCGATCTGGTGGACGAGGGCGAGTTGCGCGAACAGCTGGATTACGTCCGGTCCCTGTCGCTGACCCGCGGCGAGTCGACCTGGATGCGCGGCAATACCTTTTACGGCAAGCGGTCGATGTTCACGCCCGACTTCATGGACTGGTTCGAGAAATTGCGCCTGCCGCCCTACCATCTGGAAAAGCGCGACGGGCAGTATGAACTGACGTTTCAAGGGTCCTGGCCAGAGGTCATGCTGTGGGAAATCCCGGCGCTGGCGATCCTGATGGAACTGCGGTCCCGCGCCGTGCTGCGCGACATGGGGCGGTTCGAGCTGCAGGTGCTGTATGCCCGCGCCATGACGAAGGTCTGGGAAAAGGTCGAACGCCTGCGCGCCCATCCGGGGTTGAAGATCGCGGACTTCGGCACCCGGCGCAGGCACAGCTTCCTCTGGCAGGACTGGTGCGTGCAGGCGCTGCAGGAGGGGTTGGGGGATGCCTTCACCGGCACCTCCAACTGCCTGATCGCCAAAAGCCGCGATATGGAGGCGATCGGCACCAACGCCCATGAATTGCCGATGGTCTATGCGGCCTTGGCCGACGGCGACGCGGCCCTGCGGCAATCGCCCTACGACGTGCTGTCGGACTGGCAGGCGGAACACGACGGCAACCTGCGGATCATTCTGCCCGACACCTATGGCACGCCGGGGTTCCTGTCGGGCGCGCCCGACTGGCTGGCGGGCTGGACCGGCGTCCGCATCGACTCGGGTGATCCGGCGGCGGGGGCAGAGGCCGCGATCCGCTGGTGGCAGTCGCACGGAGAGGACCCTTTGACGAAACTGGTGATCTTCTCCGACGGCCTTGACGTGGACAAGATCGTGGAGCTGCACACCCAGTTCGCCGGCCGCGTCCGCGTCAGCTTTGGCTGGGGCACGATGCTGACCAACGATTTTATCGGGTTGGTGGCGGACGACGCCTTGGCGCCGTTCTCGCTGGTCTGCAAAGCCGTCGCGGCCGACGGACGGCCCACGGTGAAGCTGTCGGACAACCCGAACAAGGCGATGGGACCGGTGGACGAGATCGCACGGTATAAGCGCGTGTTCGGGGTGGGGGCGCAGGAGCGGGTTGAGGTGCTGGTGTGA
- a CDS encoding queuosine precursor transporter — protein sequence MTRILPGVIAMAAIVVASNILVQFLIADGLLTWGAFTYPLAFLVTDLMNRIYGVSAARRVVGVGLIVGIVCSLIGSQIQLEYGPAVPIRVAIASATAFGVAQLLDIAVFNRLRMGVWWVAPLGSTLVSSVVDTVIFFSIAFAATFNGVSAMAADQVIWAQDAVPFLNMGPVVPLWVSLAVADWSVKIAVALIALVPFRLIVGRVTQARV from the coding sequence ATGACTCGTATCCTTCCCGGCGTGATCGCCATGGCCGCCATTGTCGTGGCCTCCAACATCCTCGTGCAGTTCCTCATCGCCGACGGCCTGCTGACCTGGGGCGCGTTCACCTATCCGCTGGCGTTCCTCGTCACCGACCTGATGAACCGCATCTACGGCGTCTCCGCCGCCCGCCGCGTCGTGGGGGTCGGCCTGATCGTCGGCATCGTCTGTTCCCTGATCGGCAGCCAGATCCAGCTGGAATACGGCCCCGCCGTCCCGATCCGCGTCGCCATCGCCTCGGCCACCGCCTTCGGTGTGGCGCAACTGCTGGACATCGCCGTCTTCAACCGCCTGCGCATGGGTGTCTGGTGGGTGGCGCCCCTCGGCTCGACACTGGTGTCCTCCGTCGTCGATACGGTCATCTTCTTCTCCATCGCCTTTGCCGCCACCTTCAACGGCGTCAGCGCCATGGCCGCCGATCAGGTGATCTGGGCGCAGGACGCCGTGCCGTTCCTGAACATGGGGCCGGTCGTCCCGCTCTGGGTGTCACTCGCCGTGGCCGACTGGTCGGTGAAAATCGCCGTCGCCCTCATAGCGCTCGTGCCATTTCGCCTGATTGTTGGGCGGGTCACACAGGCGCGCGTATAA
- the arfB gene encoding alternative ribosome rescue aminoacyl-tRNA hydrolase ArfB has translation MADDLFITPTITLQGWELTEQFTRASGPGGQNVNKVSTAVELRFEAERSPSLPDPVKARLKRLAGRRWTLDGALVLFVQDTRSQARNRDLARERLAELIVRATEKPKRRVATKPTYGSVKRRLKAKKVRGEVKALRGTVEE, from the coding sequence ATGGCCGACGACCTTTTCATCACCCCCACCATCACCCTGCAGGGGTGGGAGCTGACAGAGCAGTTCACCCGCGCCTCCGGTCCCGGCGGGCAGAACGTGAACAAGGTCTCGACGGCGGTGGAACTGCGGTTCGAGGCGGAACGCTCGCCCAGCCTGCCCGACCCGGTCAAGGCGCGGCTAAAGCGGCTGGCGGGGCGGCGCTGGACGCTGGACGGCGCGCTGGTGCTCTTCGTGCAGGACACCCGGTCACAGGCCCGCAACCGCGACCTCGCCCGCGAGCGCCTCGCCGAGCTGATCGTCCGCGCGACTGAGAAACCCAAACGCCGCGTGGCGACGAAGCCGACCTACGGATCGGTGAAGCGCCGCCTGAAAGCGAAGAAGGTCAGGGGTGAGGTGAAGGCTTTAAGGGGGACGGTGGAGGAGTGA